Proteins encoded in a region of the Deinococcus aestuarii genome:
- a CDS encoding immunity 22 family protein: protein MSRLQTNRRSITAWGQTLHNSLGFTYDEDGEVVLSPFASAFRLGWYDEDFAEIHFGRLARELLLEAAETWHTLDEQALPRFPAGEWNGLYIVTGGAGEEWSAPNARPPMPHGEVRRGDGVQARGHPSRPLPPGITKPPTSRLGA, encoded by the coding sequence TTGTCGAGGCTCCAGACGAACAGACGCTCCATAACAGCCTGGGGACAGACGCTCCATAACAGCCTGGGGTTCACCTACGACGAGGACGGCGAAGTGGTGCTCTCGCCCTTTGCCTCCGCGTTTCGGCTTGGCTGGTACGACGAAGACTTTGCCGAAATACATTTCGGTCGTCTTGCACGAGAACTCTTGTTGGAGGCAGCAGAGACTTGGCACACGCTAGATGAGCAGGCTTTACCCAGATTCCCCGCTGGCGAATGGAATGGCCTCTACATCGTAACTGGAGGAGCAGGTGAAGAGTGGTCAGCTCCAAACGCCCGTCCCCCCATGCCTCACGGAGAGGTCAGGAGGGGAGACGGTGTTCAAGCTCGTGGACACCCTTCACGTCCTCTACCGCCCGGCATAACAAAACCCCCAACCTCGCGGCTGGGGGCTTGA
- the rplL gene encoding 50S ribosomal protein L7/L12, producing MAYDKQALIDQLSTLTIMELADLIDGLKAQWGVTAAVAVSGGGAAADAAPAEEKTEFDVVLVDAGASKINVIKEIRAITGLGLKEAKDLSEKGGAIKEGVSKEDADKFRAQLEGAGAKVEVR from the coding sequence ATGGCTTACGACAAGCAGGCTCTGATCGACCAGCTCAGCACCCTCACCATCATGGAACTCGCCGATCTCATCGATGGTCTCAAGGCCCAGTGGGGCGTGACCGCTGCCGTGGCGGTCAGCGGTGGCGGCGCGGCTGCCGACGCGGCCCCGGCCGAGGAGAAGACCGAGTTCGACGTCGTGCTGGTGGACGCGGGCGCGAGCAAGATCAACGTCATCAAGGAGATCCGCGCCATCACCGGCCTGGGCCTCAAGGAAGCCAAGGACCTCAGCGAGAAGGGCGGCGCGATCAAGGAAGGCGTCAGCAAGGAAGACGCCGACAAGTTCCGCGCCCAGCTCGAAGGTGCGGGCGCCAAGGTCGAAGTCCGCTGA
- a CDS encoding cold-shock protein yields MAVGRVKWFNAEKGYGFIETEGSPDVFAHFSAIQAQGFKKLNEGDEVEFEIEPGQRGKGPQAKNIVVTKAAPASDSSGSSGGGYSSRPPRRDRDDRW; encoded by the coding sequence ATGGCAGTAGGCAGAGTGAAGTGGTTTAACGCGGAAAAGGGTTACGGATTCATCGAGACGGAAGGCAGCCCCGACGTGTTCGCGCATTTCAGCGCGATCCAGGCCCAGGGCTTCAAGAAGCTCAACGAGGGCGATGAGGTCGAGTTCGAGATCGAGCCCGGCCAGCGCGGCAAGGGCCCCCAGGCCAAGAACATCGTCGTGACCAAGGCGGCCCCGGCGAGCGACAGCAGTGGGAGCTCCGGCGGCGGCTACAGCAGCCGTCCCCCCCGCCGCGACCGCGACGACCGCTGGTAA
- the rplJ gene encoding 50S ribosomal protein L10 gives MANEKNMQTLGSLRESLTGVETFYVVDYQGLTAGQLTKLRQDIRTKGGQLIVAKNTLINLALQDGGRDFADALQGPSALVLAQDDPAGIAKTLSDAAKGNDRGIPAMKGGFVEGQRVDVRVIERLANLGSKQSLQGEFVGVLSAHLSNFVGILEAYREKLGGATEAA, from the coding sequence GTGGCGAACGAAAAGAACATGCAGACCCTGGGCAGCCTGCGTGAGAGCCTGACGGGCGTCGAGACGTTCTACGTCGTCGATTACCAAGGCCTCACCGCCGGACAGCTCACGAAGCTGCGGCAAGACATTCGGACGAAGGGCGGCCAGCTCATCGTCGCCAAGAACACGTTGATCAACCTGGCCCTTCAGGACGGCGGGCGCGACTTCGCGGACGCCCTCCAGGGACCCAGCGCCCTCGTGCTCGCGCAGGACGATCCGGCGGGCATCGCCAAGACGCTCAGCGACGCGGCCAAGGGCAACGACCGGGGCATCCCTGCCATGAAGGGCGGCTTCGTCGAGGGGCAGCGCGTGGACGTGCGCGTGATCGAACGTCTCGCCAACCTCGGCAGCAAGCAGAGCCTTCAGGGCGAGTTCGTGGGCGTGCTCAGCGCGCACCTCAGCAACTTCGTCGGCATCCTCGAAGCCTACCGCGAGAAGCTCGGCGGCGCGACCGAGGCTGCCTAA